One genomic segment of Sebastes fasciatus isolate fSebFas1 chromosome 17, fSebFas1.pri, whole genome shotgun sequence includes these proteins:
- the exosc7 gene encoding exosome complex component RRP42 — MATVQVSEAEKVYILHGIRDDLRVDGRGCEDYRHMEIETDVVSNTDGSAKVTLGHTAVLVGIKADIGKPRPMVPSEGYLEFFVDCSANATPEFEGRGGEELGTELSNTLYKVFNNKHSVDLKSLCISAGEHCWVLYVDVLLLQCDGNLYDAISVAIKAALFNTKIPRVRISADEEGAKEIELSDDPYDCMRLNVENVPCIVTLCKVGHRHVVDVTLQEKACSVASLIISVTHKGTVTCTRKVGGGSLDPESIFEMTEAGKRVGKALHAPLMKLLQQEESLGKTRQKVGFLG; from the exons ATGGCAACAGTTCAAGTGAGCGAGGCTGAGAAAGTGTACATCTTACACGGTATACGG GATGACTTAAGAGTGGACGGAAGAGGCTGTGAGGACTACAGACACATGGAGATAGAGACTGATGTGGTGTCCAACACAGACGGATCTGCCAAAGTCACACTg gGGCACACAGCAGTTCTAGTTGGGATTAAAGCTGACATTGGAAAACCGAGACCCATGGTACCAAGTGAAGGCTACTTGGAGTTCTTCGTTGACTG TTCAGCCAATGCAACCCCTGAGTTTGAGGGCAGAGGAGGTGAGGAGCTGGGGACGGAGCTGAGCAATACGCTCTACAAAGTcttcaacaacaaacacagcgTGGATCTGAAGAGCCTCTGCATCAGTGCAGGGGAACACTGCTGGGTCCTCTATGTGGATGTGCTG CTCCTGCAGTGTGATGGAAACCTGTACGATGCCATCTCGGTAGCTATCAAGGCAGCTCTCTTCAACACAAA AATTCCCAGAGTGCGCATATCGGCTGATGAAGAAGGAGCGAAGGAGATTGAGCTGTCAGATGACCCGTACGATTGCATGAGACTCAACGTAGAAAACGTTCCTTGTATAGTGACTTTGTGCAAG GTGGGCCACAGGCACGTAGTGGACGTGACGCTGCAGGAGAAGGCCTGCTCCGTGGCGAGCCTGAtcatctctgtcacacacaagGGCACGGTCACCTGCACGAGGAAGGTGGGCGGAGGCAGCCTGGATCCAGAGAGTATCTTTGAAATGACAGAG GCAGGTAAACGGGTCGGGAAGGCCCTTCATGCTCCGCTCAtgaagctgctgcagcaggaggagagtttgGGAAAGACGCGACAGAAAGTTGGCTTCCTGGGTTAA
- the clec3bb gene encoding tetranectin isoform X2 — MEFKGVCVLLGVLLMVNCSFQQISPRKKPAKKDTAKDAAIEGLQKQINDIVQELNLLKERQALQTICLKGVKIHDKCFLADTVRKRYHAASEDCNNMGGVLGTPTSSDGNDQLRDYLRQSIGPDEQVWLGINDMVTEGTWADQTGSSITYKNWDTSNSRSPQPDGGQSHNCAVLSGASRGKWFDENCREEKASVCQFNIV, encoded by the exons ATGGAGTTCaaaggagtgtgtgtgctgctgggaGTGCTATTAATGGTGAACTGCTCATTTCAGCAGATTTCACCGAGGAAGAAGCCAGCGAAAAAAG ACACAGCCAAGGATGCTGCCATCGAGGGGCTACAGAAACAGATCAACGACATCGTCCAGGAGCTCAACCTACTGAAGGAACGACAAGCCCTGCAGACAA tcTGTTTGAAAGGCGTAAAGATCCATGACAAGTGTTTCTTGGCCGACACTGTGAGAAAACGCTATCACGCTGCCAGCGAGGACTGTAACAACATGGGCGGTGTCCTTGGCACGCCCACATCCAGCGATGGGAACGACCAGCTCAGAGACTACCTCCGCCAGAGCATCGGCCCAGACGAGCAGGTCTGGCTTGGCATCAACGACATGGTGACCGAGGGCACCTGGGCGGACCAGACAGGCTCCAGCATTACATACAAAAACTGGGACACGTCCAACTCCCGGTCACCTCAGCCGGACGGCGGCCAGTCCCACAACTGCGCCGTCCTGTCCGGGGCCTCCCGCGGGAAGTGGTTCGACGAGAACTGTCGCGAGGAGAAGGCCTCCGTCTGCCAGTTCAACATTGTTTGA
- the clec3bb gene encoding tetranectin isoform X1, whose translation MEFKGVCVLLGVLLMVNCSFQQISPRKKPAKKVLLESDTAKDAAIEGLQKQINDIVQELNLLKERQALQTICLKGVKIHDKCFLADTVRKRYHAASEDCNNMGGVLGTPTSSDGNDQLRDYLRQSIGPDEQVWLGINDMVTEGTWADQTGSSITYKNWDTSNSRSPQPDGGQSHNCAVLSGASRGKWFDENCREEKASVCQFNIV comes from the exons ATGGAGTTCaaaggagtgtgtgtgctgctgggaGTGCTATTAATGGTGAACTGCTCATTTCAGCAGATTTCACCGAGGAAGAAGCCAGCGAAAAAA GTGTTGTTGGAATCAGACACAGCCAAGGATGCTGCCATCGAGGGGCTACAGAAACAGATCAACGACATCGTCCAGGAGCTCAACCTACTGAAGGAACGACAAGCCCTGCAGACAA tcTGTTTGAAAGGCGTAAAGATCCATGACAAGTGTTTCTTGGCCGACACTGTGAGAAAACGCTATCACGCTGCCAGCGAGGACTGTAACAACATGGGCGGTGTCCTTGGCACGCCCACATCCAGCGATGGGAACGACCAGCTCAGAGACTACCTCCGCCAGAGCATCGGCCCAGACGAGCAGGTCTGGCTTGGCATCAACGACATGGTGACCGAGGGCACCTGGGCGGACCAGACAGGCTCCAGCATTACATACAAAAACTGGGACACGTCCAACTCCCGGTCACCTCAGCCGGACGGCGGCCAGTCCCACAACTGCGCCGTCCTGTCCGGGGCCTCCCGCGGGAAGTGGTTCGACGAGAACTGTCGCGAGGAGAAGGCCTCCGTCTGCCAGTTCAACATTGTTTGA